Proteins from one Telopea speciosissima isolate NSW1024214 ecotype Mountain lineage chromosome 1, Tspe_v1, whole genome shotgun sequence genomic window:
- the LOC122648782 gene encoding probable arabinosyltransferase ARAD1: MAERNPHFRRSSLFCMLAITSVLFFLSWFFVLRSTSRPHFVDLSTLPNSKLFAVVENGNSQPRNQDNVDLSIPNMPVSVDYEKEAPQVEKLMKCNPNKVVLKVFMYDLPPEFHFGLLNWKPEGDNVWPDLKTKIPDYPGGLNLQHSIEYWLTLDLLSSTFPDSAGARSAVRVHNSSEADVIFVPFFSSLTYNRYSRLQPHEKKNRNQLLQENLVMFLTSQEEWKRSGGRDHIIMAHHPNSMLYARMKLWPAMFILADFGRYPPTIANVEKDVIAPYKHVIKTFVNDSSGFDDRPTLLYFQGAIYRKDGGIVRQELFYLLKDEKDVHFSFGSVSRDGINKASQGMHSSKFCLNIAGDTPSSNRLFDAIASHCVPVIISDEIELPYEDVLDYSEFCIFVRTSDAVKKNFLIELIRSIKKEEWTRRWKRLKEIEKFFEFQYPSQEEDAVQMIWQAVARKVPSVRLKLHKSKRFSRHKDSRRKREIITVPRNFGER; the protein is encoded by the exons GTTCCACAAGCCGCCCTCACTTTGTTGACCTCAGCACATTACCCAATTCCAAGCTCTTTGCAGTGGTTGAAAATGGAAACTCTCAACCCCGAAATCAGGATAACGTTGACCTTTCAATCCCCAACATGCCAGTCTCTGTGGATTATGAGAAGGAAGCACCCCAAGTTGAAAAATTGATGAAATGCAATCCAAATAAGGTAGTTCTCAAGGTTTTCATGTATGATTTACCTCCTGAATTCCACTTTGGCCTCTTGAATTGGAAACCTGAAGGGGATAATGTATGGCCAGATCTTAAAACCAAAATACCTGATTATCCAGGAGGTTTGAACTTGCAACACAGCATAGAATATTGGCTGACTTTAGATCTCCTCTCATCAACATTTCCTGACTCAGCGGGTGCTCGTAGTGCTGTGAGAGTGCACAACTCAAGTGAGGCAGATGTCATCTTTGTTCCATTCTTTTCCTCCTTGACCTATAACAGATATTCCAGGCTTCAGCCACATGAAAAGAAGAATAGGAACCAATTGTTACAAGAGAATCTGGTGATGTTTCTAACATCTCAAGAGGAGTGGAAGAGATCAGGGGGACGTGATCATATAATCATGGCCCATCATCCAAATAGCATGTTATATGCAAGGATGAAGCTGTGGCCTGCCATGTTCATACTTGCAGATTTTGGGAGATACCCTCCTACCATAGCTAATGTTGAAAAGGATGTGATTGCACCTTACAAACATGTTATCAAAACTTTTGTCAATGATTCGTCTGGCTTTGACGATCGTCCAACTTTGCTGTATTTCCAAGGAGCCATATACAGGAAAGAT GGTGGGATTGTTCGACAAGAACTGTTTTATCTTTTGAAGGATGAAAAAGATGTGCACTTCTCATTTGGGAGCGTTAGTAGGGACGGAATCAATAAAGCTAGCCAAGGGATGCACTCATCAAAATTCTGCCTCAACATCGCTGGTGATACCCCATCATCAAATCGCCTGTTTGATGCCATTGCGAGCCACTGTGTCCCTGTCATTATCAGTGATGAAATTGAACTCCCTTATGAGGATGTCCTTGACTACTCTGAGTTCTGCATCTTTGTACGCACATCAGATGCCGTGAAAAAGAATTTTCTCATTGAGTTAATTAGGAGTATCAAGAAGGAAGAATGGACCAGGAGGTGGAAGAGGCTCAAAGAGATCGAAAAGTTCTTTGAGTTCCAGTACCCTTCTCAGGAGGAGGATGCTGTACAAATGATCTGGCAGGCAGTTGCCCGTAAGGTGCCTTCAGTTCGATTAAAGCTACACAAGTCCAAGCGATTCTCTCGGCATAAAGACAGCAGGAGGAAGAGGGAAATCATAACAGTTCCAAGAAATTTTGGTGAGAGATGA